One genomic region from Rhodoligotrophos appendicifer encodes:
- a CDS encoding MarR family winged helix-turn-helix transcriptional regulator, giving the protein MTIISEQKKSQEDVEETRSESASPSRADLQLGLELHFFAHLNLAEDANRQLASLDMGRTHHRILYFTVRTPGITVGEMTSLLRVTHQNVQRAMGDLLREGYIEQQMSNVDRRQRRLFSTSKGLELFEQLSQRQFERLARAYSEAGPAAVQGFWAVLTALVEPSDLQWMRRGEEAREAALCETKTDI; this is encoded by the coding sequence ATGACGATCATTTCTGAACAGAAGAAAAGCCAAGAGGATGTGGAGGAGACCCGCTCCGAGAGCGCGTCGCCATCGCGCGCGGATCTGCAACTCGGCCTCGAGCTGCATTTCTTCGCTCACCTCAATCTCGCCGAGGACGCCAATCGTCAGCTCGCATCATTGGACATGGGGCGGACTCACCATCGGATCCTTTACTTCACGGTGAGAACCCCCGGCATTACGGTAGGGGAAATGACGTCGCTGTTGCGCGTGACACACCAGAATGTGCAGCGCGCCATGGGAGATCTCCTGCGCGAAGGCTACATCGAGCAGCAGATGTCCAATGTCGACCGTCGCCAGCGACGGCTCTTCTCGACGTCCAAAGGGCTCGAGCTGTTCGAACAGCTTTCGCAAAGACAGTTCGAACGCTTGGCGCGGGCATATTCCGAGGCAGGCCCCGCAGCTGTTCAGGGGTTTTGGGCCGTCTTGACGGCCCTGGTGGAGCCCTCCGACCTGCAGTGGATGCGGCGAGGAGAAGAGGCGCGAGAGGCGGCCCTGTGTGAGACCAAGACGGACATCTAG